A single window of Polaribacter sp. SA4-10 DNA harbors:
- a CDS encoding tyrosine-protein phosphatase, producing the protein MIFFKKKEIPLIDFFPEGFVDIHSHLLPGIDDGAKNLNDSIELITKMRSYGIKNFITTPHVLGNVYPNSSETIKNKLEEVKKELLKRNINDISIRAAAEYMMDEQFSERLEKEDILTLKDNYILVEMSYFNAPINLYELLFEIQLKGYKPVLAHPERYNFYHNDYENYYKLKKHGCLFQLNLLSLTEQYGKGVQQISKKLLKENIYDFVGTDTHHHNHLALLNKVGTKKNLEKINHLLDNNKKFI; encoded by the coding sequence ATGATTTTTTTTAAGAAAAAGGAAATACCCCTTATAGATTTTTTTCCAGAAGGTTTTGTAGACATACATTCTCATTTACTTCCTGGAATTGATGATGGTGCAAAAAACTTAAATGATTCGATAGAATTAATCACAAAAATGCGCTCTTATGGAATAAAAAACTTCATAACAACTCCTCATGTTTTAGGTAATGTGTACCCAAACTCTAGTGAAACAATAAAAAATAAATTAGAAGAAGTAAAAAAAGAGTTGCTTAAAAGAAATATTAATGATATTTCAATAAGAGCTGCAGCTGAATACATGATGGATGAGCAATTTTCTGAACGTTTAGAAAAAGAGGATATCCTTACTTTAAAAGACAACTATATTCTTGTAGAAATGTCTTACTTTAATGCTCCTATAAATTTATATGAGCTTTTATTTGAAATCCAACTAAAAGGCTACAAACCTGTTTTAGCACACCCAGAGCGTTATAACTTTTACCACAATGATTATGAGAACTATTATAAGTTAAAAAAACATGGATGCTTATTTCAGTTAAATTTATTATCATTAACAGAACAATATGGAAAAGGTGTACAGCAAATTTCTAAAAAACTTTTAAAAGAAAATATATATGATTTTGTTGGTACTGACACCCATCATCATAATCATTTAGCTCTTTTAAACAAGGTTGGAACTAAAAAGAATTTAGAAAAAATTAACCACCTCTTAGATAATAATAAAAAGTTCATATAA
- a CDS encoding tyrosine-protein kinase codes for MNKENSVTNRMDNDALNIREEVEKYLLYRKWFLLGIILALIVAYTYLRYTTPQYSATTTIMIKDNQKSGISKELEAFKDLGIIGGSSSNNPDNEIEIIKSRKIIGAVVDALDLFTTYSVEGRVKKTEIYKDNPIKINFISRNLIQQNKDTSFVVSFLSKDKFEIKNFNNEFITAYNFDELLTSNVGVFKVVKTKHFNEKNNFTIFVNIANKSNTISRYSDINISAVSKQSSVLRLSINHPVREKAEDILNELVRQYNIDAINDKSEVSKKTKEFIDDRLVKIGLDLEKIQDDVKNYKNKNNITGLSIEGELALAKASINNEKILELETQLNLINWIGESLNKQYEKYEILPQNLGFSDEAISQSIAIYNDLVNKKNRLSLSAGNKNPLLLEYTREIISVKENLKRSISNLGYSLKSQLSQLKEEASKVSSKVSLIPILERGFIDIARQQEIISGLYSYLLKKKEETAISLAITVPNAKIIDFAYSSGGAISPKKKMVYVGALLIGLLIPFIIIYLKNLLDTKIHSRKDIEDLTTIPFIGDIPHSEGNDKVIIGGDSRTGTAEAFRLIRTNLDFMLPNNDLGKTIFITSTTSGEGKSFTSINLAAALSLSNKKVLLLGMDLRAPKVTEYLGIPERKGITNFITNENISLNDVKFSIPEIKGLDIIASGVIPPNPAELLLSVKIKELFDEVKKEYDFIIVDTAPVNLVTDTLLIAKYADMFVYVTRANYLDKRMLNVVQTLYDEKKLPNIAIVLNDTDTTKGYGYGYGYGYGYGYGYGYGNGYIDEVKKPWYKRILS; via the coding sequence ATGAACAAAGAAAATAGTGTTACAAATAGAATGGATAACGATGCTCTAAATATTAGAGAAGAGGTTGAAAAGTATCTTTTATACAGGAAATGGTTTTTATTAGGAATAATATTGGCATTAATTGTTGCCTATACCTATTTAAGGTATACGACTCCTCAATATAGTGCAACGACTACTATTATGATTAAGGATAACCAAAAGTCTGGGATTTCTAAAGAATTAGAAGCTTTTAAGGATTTAGGAATAATAGGTGGAAGTTCTAGTAATAATCCAGATAATGAAATTGAAATCATAAAATCAAGAAAAATAATTGGTGCAGTTGTAGATGCATTAGATTTATTTACTACCTATTCTGTTGAGGGCAGAGTAAAAAAAACAGAAATATATAAAGACAACCCTATAAAAATTAATTTTATCTCAAGAAATTTAATTCAGCAAAATAAGGATACTTCTTTTGTAGTGTCTTTCCTTTCGAAGGATAAATTTGAAATTAAAAATTTTAATAATGAGTTTATAACGGCCTATAATTTTGATGAGTTGTTAACATCAAATGTGGGCGTTTTTAAAGTTGTTAAAACTAAACATTTTAATGAAAAGAATAACTTTACTATTTTTGTTAATATAGCAAATAAATCGAATACAATATCTAGGTATTCGGATATTAATATTAGTGCTGTTAGTAAACAATCGAGTGTTTTAAGATTGTCTATAAATCATCCTGTAAGAGAAAAAGCAGAAGATATCTTGAATGAATTAGTTAGGCAATATAATATTGATGCGATTAATGATAAGAGTGAGGTTTCTAAAAAGACAAAAGAATTTATTGATGATAGGCTTGTTAAAATTGGTTTGGATTTAGAAAAAATTCAAGATGATGTTAAAAATTATAAAAACAAGAATAATATTACTGGTTTATCTATTGAAGGCGAGTTAGCTTTGGCAAAAGCTTCAATTAATAATGAAAAGATCCTTGAATTAGAGACGCAATTAAATTTAATTAATTGGATTGGTGAGAGTCTTAATAAGCAGTATGAAAAATATGAAATTCTTCCACAAAATTTAGGGTTTTCAGATGAAGCGATTTCTCAATCTATAGCAATATACAATGATTTAGTAAATAAAAAGAATAGATTAAGTTTAAGTGCTGGAAATAAAAACCCTTTATTACTTGAATATACAAGGGAAATAATTTCAGTAAAAGAAAACCTGAAAAGAAGTATTTCAAATTTAGGGTACTCATTAAAATCTCAGTTGAGTCAATTAAAAGAAGAAGCATCTAAAGTATCTTCTAAGGTTTCATTAATACCAATTTTAGAAAGAGGTTTTATTGATATTGCTAGGCAACAAGAAATTATATCTGGTCTCTATTCATATCTTTTAAAGAAGAAAGAAGAAACGGCTATTTCTTTGGCCATTACAGTGCCAAATGCAAAAATTATAGATTTCGCTTACAGTTCAGGGGGGGCAATATCGCCCAAAAAGAAAATGGTTTATGTAGGGGCACTATTAATTGGGCTATTAATTCCTTTTATTATTATTTATCTTAAAAACCTTTTAGATACCAAAATTCATTCTAGAAAAGATATTGAAGATTTAACAACAATACCTTTTATAGGAGATATACCGCATTCTGAAGGAAATGATAAAGTTATTATTGGAGGCGATTCTAGAACAGGTACTGCAGAGGCTTTTCGTTTAATAAGAACTAACTTAGATTTTATGTTACCTAATAATGATTTAGGTAAGACAATATTTATTACCTCTACTACAAGTGGGGAAGGGAAATCATTTACCTCAATTAACCTTGCCGCAGCTCTTTCTTTATCTAACAAAAAAGTTTTATTATTAGGTATGGATCTTAGAGCTCCAAAGGTTACTGAATATTTAGGTATTCCTGAACGAAAAGGAATCACAAATTTTATAACCAATGAAAATATTTCTTTGAATGATGTTAAATTTTCGATTCCTGAGATTAAAGGATTAGATATTATTGCATCTGGTGTTATTCCTCCAAATCCTGCAGAGTTATTATTGAGCGTTAAAATTAAAGAGTTATTTGATGAAGTAAAAAAGGAATATGATTTTATTATCGTTGATACTGCACCTGTAAACTTAGTTACCGATACTTTGTTAATAGCTAAGTATGCAGATATGTTTGTGTATGTTACAAGAGCCAATTATTTGGATAAACGGATGTTAAATGTTGTTCAAACATTATATGATGAGAAAAAATTACCAAATATTGCTATTGTTTTGAATGATACTGACACGACAAAAGGTTATGGTTATGGCTATGGCTATGGCTATGGCTATGGCTATGGCTATGGCTATGGAAATGGCTACATAGATGAGGTTAAAAAACCATGGTATAAAAGAATTTTAAGTTAA
- a CDS encoding polysaccharide biosynthesis/export family protein, which produces MKENHLGITILGILFILLSNSCVSKKDIIYFQNDEINQEKVSNSYKTVFKPDDLLNITISAKEIEAVKDFNLSTALFDGTGQQQSYLIDNKGEIDFPILGKIKIGGLSRDEAIALFKRSLDPDYVKKPRVIITIANFKISILGDVLKPGSYTIPNERISILDAIALAGDLNLSAQRNNVLVQREENKKKTQYRVDLLSNSINTSPVFYLQQNDVIYVEQNYAKIQSASSNSNTGLVISVTGILIGLIAIIVR; this is translated from the coding sequence ATGAAAGAAAATCATTTAGGTATTACTATACTTGGTATACTATTTATATTATTATCTAACTCTTGTGTTTCAAAGAAAGACATCATCTATTTTCAAAATGATGAAATCAATCAAGAAAAAGTTTCAAATAGTTATAAAACGGTCTTTAAGCCAGATGATTTATTGAATATTACTATTTCAGCAAAAGAGATTGAAGCCGTTAAAGATTTTAATTTATCTACCGCTTTATTTGATGGTACTGGTCAGCAACAAAGTTATTTAATCGATAATAAAGGAGAAATTGATTTTCCTATCCTTGGGAAAATAAAAATAGGCGGTTTATCTAGAGATGAAGCAATAGCCTTGTTTAAGAGGAGTTTAGATCCTGATTATGTGAAAAAACCAAGAGTAATTATAACAATTGCTAATTTTAAAATATCTATTTTGGGTGATGTTCTTAAGCCAGGAAGTTATACCATTCCTAATGAAAGAATATCTATACTAGATGCTATCGCACTAGCAGGAGATTTAAATCTCTCAGCGCAAAGAAATAATGTTTTGGTACAGCGAGAAGAAAATAAAAAGAAAACACAATATAGAGTTGATTTACTATCTAATAGCATTAATACTTCACCCGTTTTTTATTTACAGCAGAATGATGTCATTTATGTAGAACAAAATTATGCAAAAATACAGTCAGCTTCTAGTAATTCAAATACAGGTTTGGTTATTTCGGTTACGGGAATATTAATTGGATTAATTGCTATTATAGTAAGATAA
- a CDS encoding nucleoside-diphosphate sugar epimerase/dehydratase, which translates to MFKRFFLENFNKYTSKWLVLFIDVCLVLVSFVFAYLIRFNLSLNFDSERLLNQIPVLIVISLVSFLIVGSYKGIIRHTGTRDAFNVFLASTLLAGLSILIVLLNRVFKVSELFTIPISIILIHYLLNALLLIFSRFLFKAFYEVIFTDLKTITNALIYGAGDSGIITYGALNRDTNNSYEIYGFIDDNPSKINKKIDRIKIYDSSKIDKEFISKNNIDEVIISIQNIKPNRLLEITDTLLKLDVEVKIVPPLTKWMGGDLKANQIKQINIDDLLDRNQISIANPIVEREVIDKVIFVTGAAGSIGSEISRQLVSYNIKLLVLIDQAESPLYDLQQELIQNDKDNFVAIIADVRDKKRMTAIFEKYKPQKVFHAAAYKHVPLMEESPYEAVKINVLGTKNIADLSVAYHVERFVMVSTDKAVNPTNVMGATKRVAEMYISCLSKDTNNTKFTITRFGNVLGSNGSVIPLFKKQIEKGGPLTVTHKDITRYFMTIPEACSLVLEAGTMGVGGEIYIFDMGKSVKIFNMAKRMISLSGLKYPEDINIKITGLRPGEKLYEELLASGENTIKTYHEKIMIAKSQNIDDLFVQNKINQLNVIDLDLSSNEIVQQIKKLVPEYISNNSVFEKLDIN; encoded by the coding sequence ATGTTTAAAAGATTTTTTTTAGAAAACTTCAATAAATATACCTCTAAATGGCTTGTTCTGTTTATAGATGTATGTTTAGTGCTTGTTTCATTTGTATTTGCTTATTTAATTCGATTTAATTTATCTTTAAATTTTGATTCGGAAAGATTGTTGAATCAAATACCCGTATTAATAGTAATTTCATTAGTTAGTTTTTTAATAGTTGGTTCTTATAAGGGGATTATTAGACACACCGGAACCAGGGATGCTTTTAATGTTTTTTTGGCTTCAACACTTTTAGCAGGGTTAAGCATCTTAATCGTTTTACTAAATAGGGTATTTAAAGTATCTGAATTATTTACGATTCCAATATCTATTATATTAATACATTATTTACTGAATGCACTATTATTAATCTTTAGTAGGTTTTTGTTTAAAGCTTTTTATGAAGTAATCTTTACAGATTTAAAAACAATTACAAATGCATTAATATATGGTGCAGGAGATTCAGGAATAATTACATATGGAGCATTAAATAGAGATACAAATAATAGTTATGAGATCTATGGATTTATTGATGACAACCCAAGCAAAATAAATAAAAAAATAGATCGGATTAAAATTTATGATTCATCAAAAATAGATAAAGAGTTTATATCGAAAAATAATATTGATGAAGTTATAATATCGATACAAAATATTAAACCAAACAGACTTTTAGAAATAACAGATACACTATTAAAGTTAGATGTGGAAGTAAAAATAGTGCCACCACTAACGAAGTGGATGGGCGGCGATTTAAAAGCAAATCAAATAAAACAAATAAATATTGATGATTTATTGGATAGGAATCAAATTTCTATAGCAAACCCAATAGTTGAAAGAGAAGTTATAGACAAAGTTATATTTGTTACTGGAGCTGCGGGGTCTATTGGGAGTGAAATTTCTAGGCAATTAGTTTCCTATAACATAAAGCTATTGGTTTTAATTGATCAGGCAGAATCACCCTTATATGATTTACAACAAGAGTTAATTCAGAATGATAAGGATAATTTTGTTGCAATTATTGCAGATGTTAGAGATAAAAAGCGAATGACAGCAATTTTTGAAAAATACAAGCCTCAAAAAGTCTTTCATGCTGCTGCGTATAAACATGTTCCTTTAATGGAAGAGAGCCCTTATGAAGCCGTTAAAATTAATGTTTTGGGAACAAAAAATATTGCTGATTTATCAGTAGCTTATCATGTAGAAAGATTTGTAATGGTTTCTACAGATAAAGCTGTGAACCCAACAAATGTAATGGGAGCAACTAAAAGAGTTGCCGAAATGTATATAAGTTGTTTAAGTAAAGATACAAATAATACGAAGTTTACAATTACTAGATTTGGAAATGTACTAGGATCTAATGGTTCTGTAATTCCGTTATTTAAAAAACAGATTGAAAAAGGTGGGCCCTTAACAGTAACACATAAAGATATCACTAGATATTTTATGACGATTCCTGAAGCATGTAGTTTAGTATTGGAGGCTGGTACTATGGGCGTTGGTGGTGAAATCTATATTTTTGATATGGGGAAATCAGTAAAGATTTTTAATATGGCAAAAAGAATGATTTCTCTTTCAGGATTGAAATACCCAGAAGATATTAATATAAAAATAACAGGATTAAGACCCGGTGAGAAGCTATATGAAGAGCTACTTGCAAGTGGAGAGAATACGATTAAAACATATCATGAAAAAATTATGATTGCTAAGTCTCAAAATATAGATGATTTATTTGTTCAAAATAAAATAAATCAGCTCAATGTAATTGATCTAGATTTGTCTAGCAATGAAATTGTACAACAGATAAAGAAGCTTGTTCCAGAATATATCTCAAATAATTCAGTTTTTGAAAAATTAGATATTAATTAA
- a CDS encoding aminotransferase class I/II-fold pyridoxal phosphate-dependent enzyme gives MRAKIYLSKPDLEEVLDTVSFNENSVLNFEVALEKYIGFNKKVVALNSGTAAIHLALILAGVQKEDVVICQSFTFVATANPILYQGAKPIFIDSENDTWSMCPLLLEQAIKNCISQRKKPKAIVINSNYGMPSKIEAIVSIAKFYDIKLIEDAASALGSTYKKQKCGTFGDFGIISFNENKILTTFGGGVLICKSEEEKNSAIYLATQAKEEYTYYQHSEIGYNYRMSKLSASVGLSELKNIEKYIFCRRQIHLFYSELFKNIEGITLHKEPNQDYFSNHWFTCVLINEELVRFSCENLRLQLLKDNIESRQLWKPMHLQPVFRGCSYYGESVSENLFEKGLCLPSGSNLTDYDKERIKGSVNKLL, from the coding sequence TTGAGAGCTAAGATCTATTTATCAAAACCAGATTTAGAGGAAGTATTAGATACTGTTTCTTTTAATGAGAATAGCGTTTTAAATTTTGAAGTTGCTTTAGAGAAATATATTGGTTTTAACAAAAAAGTAGTAGCATTAAATTCTGGAACAGCTGCAATCCATTTAGCATTAATTTTAGCAGGAGTGCAAAAAGAGGATGTAGTTATTTGCCAAAGTTTTACTTTTGTAGCAACAGCAAACCCAATTTTATATCAAGGAGCAAAACCTATTTTTATTGATAGTGAAAATGATACATGGAGTATGTGCCCATTATTGTTAGAGCAAGCTATTAAAAACTGTATTTCTCAAAGAAAGAAGCCAAAAGCAATCGTTATAAATAGTAATTACGGAATGCCTTCTAAGATAGAAGCTATTGTCTCTATTGCCAAGTTTTATGATATAAAGTTAATTGAAGATGCTGCAAGTGCTTTAGGTTCTACTTACAAAAAACAAAAATGTGGCACTTTTGGAGATTTTGGTATTATCTCATTTAACGAAAATAAAATTTTAACCACATTTGGTGGTGGTGTTTTAATTTGTAAAAGTGAAGAAGAGAAAAATAGCGCAATATACTTAGCAACTCAAGCAAAAGAAGAATACACTTATTATCAACATTCCGAAATTGGGTATAATTATAGGATGAGTAAACTATCAGCTTCTGTTGGTTTATCTGAGTTAAAAAATATAGAAAAATATATTTTTTGTCGACGACAAATTCATTTGTTTTATTCAGAACTGTTTAAAAATATAGAAGGTATTACGCTTCATAAAGAACCAAATCAAGACTACTTTTCTAACCATTGGTTCACTTGTGTTTTAATAAATGAAGAATTAGTGAGGTTTTCTTGTGAAAATCTGAGATTGCAATTGCTTAAAGATAATATAGAATCAAGACAGCTTTGGAAACCAATGCATTTACAGCCTGTCTTTAGAGGTTGTAGTTATTATGGCGAATCTGTTTCTGAAAATTTATTTGAAAAAGGATTATGTTTACCGTCAGGATCTAATTTAACGGATTATGATAAAGAAAGAATTAAGGGTTCAGTAAATAAATTGTTGTAA
- a CDS encoding glycosyltransferase family 4 protein: protein MKIYIIVSIILAVLSFLYLKLAIKFKIIDKPNERSSHTKITVRGGGIIFPIAILLFFFFNDYQYTYFVLGVFLISVISFLDDMYTLTSKVRFPFQLLAVVLVLYQVGVPIEALSLFYLILGIGTINLFNFMDGVNGITGLYSIAVLFVFYFINLNEEIINPDLIVYSLISLIVFGFYNFRKKAIFFAGDIGSVALGVLVFFIGLYFAVVLKSPLIILAIIVYGADGGNTLLYRIFYTNESVFDAHRHHIYQKLVDIKKMSHLKVSLIYTIIQLLMNAILYKTYQLELQTQFLILITIISFFILLYIFIFQKLKVRN, encoded by the coding sequence ATGAAAATTTATATTATTGTTTCAATTATTTTGGCTGTTCTTTCTTTTTTATATTTAAAGTTAGCTATAAAATTTAAAATAATAGACAAACCCAATGAAAGAAGCTCACATACTAAAATTACAGTTAGAGGCGGAGGTATTATTTTCCCTATCGCTATTTTGTTATTCTTTTTTTTTAATGATTATCAATATACATATTTTGTTTTAGGTGTTTTTTTAATTTCTGTTATTAGTTTTTTAGATGATATGTATACATTAACTTCTAAAGTTAGATTTCCTTTTCAATTATTAGCTGTGGTACTGGTTTTGTATCAAGTAGGTGTTCCCATTGAAGCGTTGTCTTTGTTTTACTTAATTTTAGGTATTGGGACGATCAATTTATTTAATTTTATGGATGGCGTCAACGGAATTACTGGTTTGTATTCTATTGCAGTGCTATTCGTTTTTTATTTTATAAATTTAAATGAAGAAATTATAAATCCAGATTTGATTGTTTATAGTTTAATTTCACTCATTGTCTTTGGTTTTTATAATTTCAGAAAAAAAGCCATTTTTTTTGCAGGAGATATTGGTAGTGTTGCCCTTGGTGTTCTGGTCTTTTTTATAGGCTTATATTTTGCTGTAGTATTAAAATCACCATTAATTATTTTAGCTATTATCGTTTACGGTGCAGATGGCGGAAACACACTGTTATATCGAATATTTTATACAAATGAAAGTGTTTTTGATGCTCATAGACATCATATCTATCAAAAATTAGTAGATATCAAAAAGATGTCGCATTTAAAAGTGTCACTTATTTACACTATAATTCAGTTATTAATGAATGCGATTCTCTATAAAACATATCAATTAGAATTGCAAACTCAATTTTTAATTTTAATAACTATTATTTCTTTTTTCATTCTGTTGTATATATTTATATTTCAAAAGTTAAAAGTAAGAAATTAA
- a CDS encoding NAD-dependent epimerase/dehydratase family protein, with translation MNNNLHVITGNKGFVGINLISYLNQSGKNTIGVSRTPILDELSYEALNLEKLNQSKSCIHLAGKAHDLKKTSEDAAYFEVNTELTKKLFDQFLKSDCEVFIYMSSVKAAADVVEGVLTEEVTPNPVSVYGKSKLAAENYILSKVIPSTKRVYILRPCMIHGPKNKGNLNLLYRFISKGIPYPFGKYENKRSYVSVENLCFIINELIDNSKIESGVYNIADDESVSTKELVTIIGETINKPSKIVNIPKFLVNLFAEIGDFLPLPINSERVQKLVESYEVSNHKIKKAIQKDLPLSAKKGIEKTISSF, from the coding sequence TTGAATAATAACTTACATGTAATTACAGGAAATAAGGGGTTTGTAGGTATAAACCTTATTAGTTATTTAAACCAAAGTGGTAAGAATACCATCGGTGTTTCTAGAACTCCAATTTTAGATGAGTTGAGTTATGAAGCTTTAAATCTAGAAAAGCTAAATCAATCAAAAAGTTGTATTCATTTAGCAGGTAAAGCACACGATTTAAAGAAAACTTCAGAAGACGCAGCATACTTTGAGGTAAATACTGAACTCACAAAAAAACTTTTTGATCAGTTTTTAAAAAGTGATTGTGAAGTTTTTATTTATATGAGTTCTGTAAAGGCAGCTGCAGATGTCGTAGAAGGCGTTTTAACTGAAGAGGTTACTCCGAATCCAGTAAGTGTTTATGGAAAATCTAAATTAGCAGCAGAAAATTATATTTTATCAAAAGTAATTCCTAGTACTAAAAGAGTATATATATTAAGGCCTTGTATGATTCATGGTCCAAAAAATAAAGGGAATTTAAATCTTTTATATCGTTTTATTTCTAAAGGAATACCTTATCCATTTGGTAAGTACGAGAATAAAAGATCTTATGTTTCTGTAGAGAACTTATGCTTTATCATCAATGAATTAATTGATAATTCTAAAATTGAATCTGGAGTTTATAATATTGCAGATGATGAAAGTGTATCTACTAAAGAATTAGTTACGATCATTGGTGAAACGATTAATAAGCCCTCTAAAATAGTAAACATTCCAAAATTTTTAGTCAATTTGTTTGCTGAAATTGGAGATTTTCTGCCTTTACCAATCAATTCAGAAAGAGTACAGAAGTTAGTAGAAAGCTATGAGGTTTCTAATCATAAAATCAAAAAAGCGATTCAAAAAGATTTACCTTTATCAGCAAAAAAAGGAATTGAAAAAACAATTTCATCATTTTAA
- a CDS encoding glycosyltransferase family 2 protein — MKVSIITVCFNSSKTIENTFKSIKRQSHNNIEYLVIDGGSTDGTLELIEKYKSIISVFISEPDKGLYDAMNKGIKLATGDLIGILNSDDIFTDNTVLENVANFHLENNIDASVGNIIQFNEEGKTVRKYSAKNWNPEKLKIGFMPAHPAIFFKKELFNKFGDYQLDFTIGADYELITRFFLKHNISWKFSNITTTSMLIGGLSSSGISSYQLISKEIKKALTRNNIRFNYLKVQLRGFWKIIGFLNKK; from the coding sequence ATGAAAGTATCTATAATAACTGTGTGCTTTAATAGTTCAAAAACTATTGAAAATACCTTTAAATCTATAAAAAGACAGTCACATAACAATATTGAGTATCTGGTTATAGATGGGGGGTCTACTGATGGCACTCTTGAATTAATCGAAAAGTATAAAAGTATTATCTCAGTATTTATTTCCGAACCTGACAAAGGTTTGTATGATGCCATGAATAAAGGAATTAAATTAGCTACAGGAGATCTTATAGGTATTTTAAATTCAGACGATATTTTTACAGATAATACTGTTTTAGAAAATGTAGCGAATTTTCATTTAGAGAATAATATAGATGCTTCTGTAGGTAACATTATACAATTTAATGAAGAAGGTAAAACTGTCAGGAAATATTCTGCAAAAAACTGGAATCCAGAAAAATTAAAAATAGGTTTTATGCCTGCGCATCCTGCAATTTTTTTCAAAAAAGAATTATTTAATAAATTTGGAGATTATCAATTAGACTTTACAATTGGTGCAGACTACGAGCTAATAACGCGTTTTTTCTTGAAACATAATATTTCATGGAAATTCTCTAATATTACAACAACTTCGATGCTAATTGGTGGTTTAAGTAGTTCTGGAATTAGTAGTTATCAATTAATTTCTAAAGAAATTAAAAAAGCATTAACTAGAAATAATATAAGATTTAATTATTTAAAAGTACAATTAAGAGGGTTTTGGAAAATAATAGGATTTTTAAACAAAAAGTAG